The Brasilonema sennae CENA114 genome includes a region encoding these proteins:
- the petC gene encoding cytochrome b6-f complex iron-sulfur subunit — MAQFSESMDVPDMGRRQFMNLLTFGTVTGVALGALYPVVSYFIPPSSGGAGGGTTAKNELGNDVSVSNFLESHNVGDRVLVQGLKGDPTYIVVDSKEAITDYGINAVCTHLGCVVPWNAAENKFKCPCHGSQYDSTGKVVRGPAPLSLALSHAKTEEDKIILTQWTETDFRTGEEPWWG, encoded by the coding sequence ATGGCTCAATTTTCTGAATCAATGGACGTGCCCGATATGGGGCGTCGTCAATTCATGAATCTTCTGACATTTGGAACTGTAACCGGAGTGGCTCTGGGAGCATTGTATCCCGTTGTCAGCTATTTTATTCCTCCATCAAGCGGTGGGGCTGGAGGTGGTACAACGGCAAAAAACGAGCTGGGTAACGATGTCAGTGTTAGCAACTTTTTGGAAAGTCATAATGTAGGCGATCGCGTTCTGGTTCAAGGACTTAAGGGAGACCCTACTTATATTGTTGTAGATAGCAAAGAGGCGATTACTGATTACGGAATTAACGCCGTTTGCACGCACTTAGGTTGTGTTGTTCCTTGGAACGCAGCAGAGAACAAGTTTAAGTGTCCCTGTCATGGTTCACAGTACGACTCTACTGGTAAAGTAGTTCGAGGTCCAGCACCGCTATCTTTAGCTTTGAGTCATGCAAAAACCGAAGAAGACAAAATCATCCTGACTCAATGGACGGAAACTGACTTCCGTACAGGCGAAGAACCTTGGTGGGGTTAA
- a CDS encoding LysR substrate-binding domain-containing protein → MTLDQLQIFLAVAQHMHFTRAAEALYITQPSVSAAIQSLEEQYGVKLFNRIGRRIELTLAGRMLQAEAQKILDSVELTERGLRELNDLQRGELKLGASQTIGNYWLPRFISLFKQQYPGITVDCTLGNTTEISEGTVTGLFDLSLVEGEVEPSILTSLQQTIVGGDCLQIVIGQSHPWFERSTVKVTELTNTGWVMREKGSGTRQQFEQVLKQWGIELIQLNVILSMKSGDMVKAAVESGVGAAAISNLIITKELRLDMLRCIKVTGLAKDTTDANSLSRPFFLLKHRERFQTRICQVFEQLLVSG, encoded by the coding sequence ATGACCCTTGACCAATTACAGATATTTTTGGCGGTGGCGCAACATATGCATTTTACTCGCGCCGCCGAGGCGCTTTACATCACCCAGCCTTCTGTGAGTGCTGCAATTCAAAGCCTTGAAGAACAGTATGGAGTCAAATTATTTAATAGGATTGGTCGTCGGATTGAACTAACTCTTGCTGGGAGGATGCTGCAAGCAGAAGCACAAAAAATTTTAGACTCTGTTGAGTTGACTGAACGGGGACTGCGCGAATTAAACGATTTGCAAAGAGGTGAACTCAAATTAGGCGCAAGTCAAACAATAGGTAATTACTGGCTTCCCCGCTTCATCAGCTTATTTAAGCAACAGTATCCTGGCATCACTGTTGACTGTACGTTAGGTAACACTACTGAAATTAGTGAAGGGACGGTTACAGGATTGTTTGACCTTAGCTTGGTAGAAGGCGAAGTTGAGCCATCAATTTTAACTTCTTTACAGCAAACAATTGTGGGCGGAGATTGTCTGCAAATCGTTATCGGTCAATCTCATCCTTGGTTTGAGCGGAGTACAGTTAAGGTAACAGAACTAACAAACACTGGTTGGGTGATGCGCGAGAAAGGGTCAGGAACTCGTCAGCAGTTTGAGCAAGTGCTAAAACAGTGGGGTATTGAACTAATACAGTTAAATGTCATTTTGTCAATGAAAAGCGGTGATATGGTCAAAGCAGCCGTTGAGAGTGGGGTAGGGGCTGCGGCGATTTCCAACCTCATAATCACCAAAGAACTGCGTCTTGATATGCTCCGTTGTATTAAGGTTACAGGTTTGGCAAAAGACACTACTGATGCAAATTCACTCTCACGTCCCTTCTTTTTATTAAAGCATCGAGAACGCTTTCAAACCCGTATCTGCCAAGTGTTCGAGCAATTGCTAGTATCGGGGTAA
- the petA gene encoding cytochrome f — protein sequence MRNVCQTASLTRSAGTIIKTLLVAIATVTFFFTSDLVLPQAASAYPFWAQETYPESPRQATGLIVCANCHLAAKKTEVEIPQSVLPDTVFKAVVKIPYDTSVQQVGADGSKAGLNVGAVLMLPEGFKIAPEERIPEEWKEEIEGLFYQPYTEDKENVVIIGPLPGEQYQEIVFPVLSPNPATDKNINFGKYAVHVGGNRGRGQVYPTGQKSNNTVYTASAAGTISKIAKTEDEDGNVKYELSIQPESGDVVVDTIPVGPELIVSEGQVVKKDEPLTNNPNVGGFGQDDGEIVLQDASRVQWMIAFVALVMLAQVMLVLKKKQVEKVQAAEMNF from the coding sequence ATGAGAAATGTTTGTCAAACAGCGAGTTTAACTCGCAGTGCTGGAACAATTATCAAAACCTTGCTCGTAGCGATCGCCACAGTGACATTTTTCTTCACCAGTGATCTAGTTCTACCTCAAGCAGCTTCAGCATATCCCTTTTGGGCACAAGAAACCTACCCCGAAAGCCCTCGCCAAGCGACAGGGCTGATTGTGTGCGCCAACTGTCACCTAGCAGCAAAGAAGACCGAAGTTGAAATCCCCCAGTCTGTTCTGCCTGACACGGTATTTAAAGCCGTGGTAAAAATTCCCTACGATACAAGCGTACAGCAGGTGGGTGCCGATGGTTCTAAAGCTGGCTTAAATGTCGGTGCTGTGCTGATGCTACCAGAAGGCTTCAAGATTGCTCCTGAAGAACGCATTCCCGAGGAGTGGAAGGAAGAAATCGAGGGTTTATTCTACCAACCCTACACCGAAGACAAAGAAAACGTTGTCATCATTGGACCGTTACCTGGTGAACAATATCAGGAAATCGTCTTCCCAGTGCTTTCTCCTAACCCTGCAACTGACAAGAACATTAACTTTGGTAAGTACGCTGTTCACGTAGGTGGTAACCGTGGACGCGGACAAGTTTACCCCACTGGCCAAAAGAGCAACAACACCGTATACACCGCTTCTGCTGCTGGTACAATTAGCAAGATTGCCAAAACAGAAGATGAAGATGGTAACGTCAAGTACGAACTCAGCATCCAACCTGAATCTGGGGACGTAGTAGTTGACACCATACCCGTTGGACCAGAATTGATTGTCTCTGAAGGACAAGTGGTCAAAAAAGATGAACCTTTGACCAATAATCCAAACGTTGGTGGATTTGGTCAAGATGATGGGGAAATTGTGTTACAAGATGCTAGCAGAGTTCAATGGATGATTGCATTTGTCGCACTTGTTATGTTGGCTCAAGTTATGCTTGTCCTCAAGAAGAAGCAGGTTGAAAAAGTTCAAGCTGCAGAAATGAATTTCTAA
- a CDS encoding type II toxin-antitoxin system YhaV family toxin, which produces MNSFTSDGWRIFFYPLFDKQWVQLSHRVRTLKTELSKQEFMTHADVKLLKGLNIGIKEKITQDPFASHFILHKPLHKYGRLKKMGLPARYRLFFRAFKEQKIIIIIWLGFPRKEGDKNDCYQVFAKKVTNIDFPENVDELLAECEVTDFQEEKKDSVKTK; this is translated from the coding sequence ATGAACTCATTCACATCTGATGGATGGAGAATATTTTTCTACCCATTGTTTGATAAGCAATGGGTACAATTGTCTCATCGGGTTCGTACTTTAAAAACTGAGTTATCTAAACAAGAGTTTATGACTCATGCAGATGTAAAGCTACTAAAGGGCTTGAATATTGGTATTAAAGAAAAAATCACTCAAGACCCTTTTGCATCTCATTTTATATTACACAAGCCTTTACACAAGTATGGTCGTCTGAAGAAAATGGGGCTACCTGCCCGATATAGATTATTTTTTAGGGCATTTAAAGAACAAAAAATTATTATCATTATTTGGTTAGGATTCCCGCGTAAAGAAGGGGATAAAAACGATTGTTATCAGGTTTTTGCAAAAAAAGTTACTAATATTGACTTTCCTGAAAATGTAGATGAACTGCTTGCTGAATGTGAGGTAACAGATTTTCAGGAAGAAAAGAAAGATTCAGTGAAAACTAAATGA
- a CDS encoding DUF3067 family protein, giving the protein MTGQELRQLLLDKWGRSYDVQLRRTQGKIFLQVMWKYLEQVSFPLNEVEYQEHLDSIANYLNGLGGEAQVRTYIRETRERPRLGKAVSIALDLGERAAEWLIE; this is encoded by the coding sequence ATGACGGGACAGGAATTACGCCAACTGTTGCTTGATAAGTGGGGACGCTCTTATGATGTCCAGTTGCGTCGGACACAGGGTAAAATATTCTTACAAGTTATGTGGAAATATTTAGAGCAAGTGTCTTTCCCATTAAATGAGGTAGAGTATCAAGAGCATCTCGATAGCATCGCCAACTATCTCAATGGTTTAGGTGGTGAAGCACAGGTAAGAACATATATTAGAGAAACACGAGAACGTCCACGACTTGGTAAAGCTGTGAGCATTGCGTTAGATTTAGGTGAACGCGCTGCGGAGTGGTTAATCGAGTAG